In Deinococcus proteolyticus MRP, a single genomic region encodes these proteins:
- a CDS encoding DUF4956 domain-containing protein, which translates to MPGPEGWWGLQGFRPEMFALNLAFVLAVTRGLYSRTQQNPDLLFSLLMFGVTIFLVVSVFAGADLSIGFGFGLFAVFGILRYRTGAISTRDLTYLFVVVATAMINGLSAAPFGALLQVNLAVLLALALAQSSFFATPYSSLMVDYEHVAHTAQDHRPELITELRRRTGLDVQQVQLVNLDYVRDMARLRVIYRPVQGERAYSDQ; encoded by the coding sequence GCCCGGTCCCGAAGGCTGGTGGGGCCTGCAGGGCTTCCGGCCAGAGATGTTCGCGCTGAATCTGGCGTTCGTGCTGGCCGTCACCCGGGGGCTGTACAGCCGCACCCAGCAGAATCCGGATCTGCTGTTCAGCCTGCTGATGTTCGGCGTGACCATCTTTCTGGTGGTTAGCGTGTTCGCCGGGGCGGACCTCAGCATCGGCTTCGGGTTCGGGCTATTTGCTGTGTTCGGCATTCTGCGCTACCGCACAGGCGCCATTTCTACCCGCGACCTTACCTACCTGTTCGTGGTGGTCGCCACGGCCATGATCAACGGACTCTCGGCAGCACCGTTCGGGGCGCTGCTACAGGTGAACCTGGCCGTGCTGCTGGCACTGGCGCTGGCCCAGAGCAGTTTTTTCGCCACGCCCTACTCGTCGCTGATGGTGGACTACGAGCACGTGGCCCACACGGCGCAGGACCACCGGCCCGAACTGATCACCGAACTGCGCCGCCGCACTGGCCTGGACGTGCAGCAGGTGCAGCTGGTCAATCTGGACTATGTGCGTGACATGGCACGGCTACGGGTGATTTACCGCCCGGTTCAGGGCGAGCGGGCCTACTCGGACCAGTAG